The Apium graveolens cultivar Ventura unplaced genomic scaffold, ASM990537v1 ctg7795, whole genome shotgun sequence genomic sequence CTTTTGCCGCAATCGATGTGTCATGATATGGAGGTAATGTTGAATAAGTATTGGTGGCAATCGGGATCTACAGACAACAAGGGCATCAACTAGATTGCTTGGGATGGTTTGAGCATGTCAAAGTGGTCAAGGAGGTTGGCATTCAGGAATCTTTATGGATATAACATCACTATTATGGCTAAGCATGTCTGGAAGTTCATTCATATTCTAAATTCTCTTATTTCACggttttttaaatcaaaatatttcCCGGGATTCTCATATTTGCAGGCACAAGGAATACCAAGTGCTAGATTTATCTGGAATGGAATTTCTTACAGCTAAGAATGAGGTGTTCAGGGTTATCGTTGGATTTTAGGTGATGGAAAGTCGATAAGGTGTACTCGAGACGCTTGGCTAgttagtaaaagtgattttaaAGTTGATCAATCCTGGACTTATGGTAACAACAACTTAGCAGTGGCTGACTTGTTCCAACCTAATGACAGGGCTTGGAATATCAGCAAAGTATCAGAGATGTTCTCTAGTGCTGACGCAGCCGTAGTTTTATCAACTAGAATTCCTTTTCTGCCTGCAGTTGACCGTTTGGCTTGGTCTAAAACATCTAACGGTAAATACTCGGTGAAAACAGGATATCAGCTGTGGCACTCTAGGAATGTTGGCACTGATTCTGTTTCTCAATCACCAGGTTGGAGCAAGCTTTGGAAGCTGGACCCCCCTCATAAATGAAAACTTTTCTCTGGCGTGTCTGTAGAAATAATATCATGTGAGAAGTAGACTGAGTATGAAGGGTGTTCATCTGTCACTTGACTGCCCAATGTGCAATTTAGCTGTTGAGGATTTGGCTCATGTCTTTTTTAATTGTCCTTTTGTCTTGGCTTGCTGGCAATATGTGGGAATAAGTTTTTCTATGCAAGTAATATCCCATCTTGGCTTCTTACTAAATTAGAAACTGCGGATCAAGACCTTTTGGTAACAATTGCTAAAGTATTGTGGGGTGTGTGGTTTTTTCGTAACAAAAAGGTGTGGGAAGGTAGAGTAACAAATGCTATTGTTGTAATGGAGTAGAGTGCGAAGATGACCTTAGACTGGAAGGAAGCACAGAAGAAACGTGTTATTACAATGTCACCCAATATGAACTCTGTTACCCAAGAACTAGTTAAATGGAAAAAACCTGAAGCTGGAAGTTTAAAGCTTAATGTAGATGCTACAGTTTGCACATGTGATGACTCTTTTTCAATGGGGTTGGTTTTTCGAGATCATGCTGGTGTTTTTGTAGCTTGCAAAACAATAAGGCAACCTCCTATTGGTACAGTGGCCGAAGCTGAAGCTTTGGCCATTCTTGAAGGTCTTCATTGGCTTCTCACATTGCCTCATTATAGGGTATTTACTGAATCAGATTCCTTAACCAATGTCCGAACTCTGCAGTGTTCTCAGGATAACCTCCTAGAAGTTGGTCATATTTTGGATGCTTGCCGTATTATTCTTGATTCTAGAACAGGTTATTCGATTTCTTTTGTTAAAAGATAAGCGAATAGGGTTGCTCACTTAGTAGCTAGATTGCCCTGTACCATAAATTGTCAAAACGTGTTAATATTTCCTCCAGTTGTGTTGTTGGAagctctctctatatatatatagggcTGGTGTATAAATTCAAACTAATATAATAGCACGTGCGAGTCAAGGACTATTTTCTAACAATATTGGAATTTCGCGTATAAAGGTTAGAATTATGTGAGGATGGTGAAcattttgaaattttataatattGAAAAGTTTAGAATTTTAGGAGAATTAGAAGCTGAAGTTTGAATAATTTCGACCACATCTGAAGCAAAAATAATCGTGTCCTCACGAATTGAATTATTGCAATTCAGATAGACAGTGATTGTCAGGTTTTTCAGTGACTTTTCATTTTTTCAGAAAAAATGGtcaaattttgatatttttaaattgAGTAGATTATGTTGTTATGATCGAAATAAACCTAAATATGTTGGTTTCAATCAAAAATtgaataaatttattaattatgtATACATCTAagaatattttatttatccaTAATTGTTAACTTATTTGATTTTTTGTTGTCAATTTGGTCAaataactaaaatatataaattattttcttaaaattatattatgtatACGTTCTAACAATATAATTTTTATTGAATAAACACGCATTATAAATTTATTTGTGTATTTTTCGTATTAGTGTGAACTTGATTATTTGACATTGTTAATTAATTCTTACATATAATATCATAGATTTTAAGAATTCGATTACTTGAAAATATATTACATTATTTACTAAATACATGTTATgtcttaatttatttatatttttggtatAATGATTATCTTTATATGTTAGATATTGATCAAAATTATTATCTAAATTATAACTTTAATTAGTTAAAAATATATAGCTAACtaaatctatatatatatatatatatatatatatatatatatgaaggaAAAACAAGACTAAAAAATTTATTTCATGAACTAcaataggaagaagaaattttacTTTTTAGCGACACATATTAAGTGATTGATTAAAACATAAAAGACATAGTGTCATAGATGTATTGTACTGTTAGAATTAATGGGTAGATTGTGCTTCGATTCCCGCCAacaataattttttaattatgaTAGATACAGGGGCAAATTCATCATTTTACTGAAAATATGTTGGGATTTTATATATAAAAGAGATTTATATTATTCTTATGTACGATAATGGTAACTTAGTCTTAATTTCAATAAAGGGTGTTCACCTGTTAATTAAAGGTATGCCTTTTTCAATATTTATTACAAGTTAGATGTACTTTGGTAAAATAAAATCATATGCACAAGTCTTTTTCGATCTTGAATACTCTCTCTGTCCCTTTTCCGTTGTTATTTTTTATCGGTCAAATAGAATAATTTTtgatcaaaaattaaaaattacacttataatatttaagaaaaaaacTGAAAGCTagatattaaattaaattaaatgtttttaattatattattttttattttatttaattataaaatattaataaaccTTGATCAAATTTCGATAAATTTGATTGCATAAAATGACTAATTTAAAAGCGACACGGGGTGCAATTTTTTGAAACAATCAAGTAAAGGATAATGTTTGGGGTACATAATTGTGTGTACAAAATTTTGTACATAATGATATGTGGTGGGTTTAATTGGAATGTGCCCATATATTCACATCAACAAGCGCAATTAAAACACACCACATCAATTGTCATGTCATTCTGTACAAATTTTTTGTACAAAATTATGTACACATGACATTACTCGTAAATAAATTATGATATAAATACTTAAATTTCATCAAAGTGGCaccttatcttatttatttatagcCATAACCGATTCTAGAAACTATGCCATATAGTGCCCCCCAAGAAATGTTCGGTATGCACTAGTGGTAAGTAACGGTAAAGACCATACTAACCATAAATAAACCTTTTAAGGGATTTAGTGCATCACAGATTAAAGTTTGTACGAAGATATGATTCTTATGTTTAATACTCTTTCTTCACTACCATGATAAACCTTTTAAGGCATTCTAGGTGCTGCACTGACTGTAGTGTGTAATTTTGTCCGTAGAGAGTCGGGCTTTTTCAGTTAAGAAATCAAGTTTAGAACTTACTGTTTCCCTAAGAATGATTGAGAGCCATATCTTTGGCCAGTTGAAGATTCTCAATTCAATAATGCAAATCATAATAAAAGGAATACTAGCATTTCGTTTTTGCCTGCAAAAGTGAATAGAAGTATGGCTTGAATTCATCCTGTTGACGTTCTTAACTTCTTATGCATCATATATGCTGAAATAAGTTGATCAAAACAAGTTACGAAGATGAGATGCATTAACAAGTACAAACGTAATTTCTAATTTAGGTAAGTCACATTTTTTAATCAACTCTGAATCATCTCTCGACGCACCTAAAATCAAAAGAAATCACACACTGTAACATACATCAAAAGAAGTACTTTGTACTGGGGACAGTAGAAACGCGTACTCAAGCCAACAAAGAGATGTAGTTTTGATCAACCTTGTGCCTAAAGAAGTATTAAAACTCCTGGAACATGCTTTCAGGCATCTATACCATAATTACGTTGACATCAGTTATTCTAACATCTCGAAAATCCTGTGATTTCACCGAGTCTTATCATTATCAATAAATTACGTATTGTCATGTTGttcttgattttaaaaatgtCAATTTTGTTTTCCTAAGCATGTTTTGCtagtatttttataattttgtcGAACTACAAAAGTTTGAGATGTTCTGGTTGCATCTTGTGTACTACCAGTATCCAAGTACAAACTTTGCTGCTGTTTAAGTTCAGATAAAGTGGATGATAGTTATATAATTTACGGCACACCTAATAATGATTCTTATTAGCAGATTTATATAACAGTGATACAAGTACTTCATAAGTTTTTATGCCATCTTGACCCTTTCTTGAAGAAAACATGTTATTGTCTTCAAATCATGATTATTACTTGTTACTTAACTATGGTGCTCCAAACACCTTCTGTAATCTGTTGACTCGCAGAGGCTGATCTTTAAGAAACCTTACTGAAACTTCAGTACGAAAATCTAGACTGAAACACTGATATTTCTGCAACATCATGTCAGCTTCAAAAGATATAAGATGTGTGGAAAGTTGAACTGACCCAAACCATTGGATATTTCACCGAGTTACACTCAGCCAAACCAGCTCGCTCGAGTACCTTTTTGGCATAAGATGACTGGCGAATTTGTATGAAACCACAGCCTCGAACAACCTCTAATCCCACGTAATACGATAGCTTACCCAAATCAGACATATCAAATTCTCTACCCATCTCCCCCTTGAATTTGAGGATGTCTCAAATATTTGCCCCTGTGAAAATTAGATCATCTACGTAGACTCCAACAATCTGCGAACCAGCTCCATCACGTTTGATATACACGACATTTTCAAAAGGGCATTTGATAAATCCCAACGTTAATAAATACTGATTTAACCGTGCATACCATGCTCGTGGAGCTTGGTAAAAACCATATAAAGCTTTCATCAATCGATAAACCATATGTTCTCGTCCTTCCTTTGCATAACCCTTTGGTTGAGAGATATAAACTTCTTCTTGTAACACTCCATTTAAAAAAGCTGATTTTACATCGAGGTGATGAACCTCCCAATTATGTTTGGCTGCCAAAGCTAGTGGTAAATTCACGGGTGCAAAC encodes the following:
- the LOC141704390 gene encoding uncharacterized protein LOC141704390, with amino-acid sequence MTLDWKEAQKKRVITMSPNMNSVTQELVKWKKPEAGSLKLNVDATVCTCDDSFSMGLVFRDHAGVFVACKTIRQPPIGTVAEAEALAILEGLHWLLTLPHYRVFTESDSLTNVRTLQCSQDNLLEVGHILDACRIILDSRTGYSISFVKR